A part of Homoserinibacter sp. YIM 151385 genomic DNA contains:
- a CDS encoding DUF4233 domain-containing protein translates to MSGAATEGVEPDGVEPDGVEPEGAEPDATAGQPAPTRRPRRQRSVTETLCSIALGLEAAVLFFVALVMFGLKLLDPALALGGGLGAIVLVSVVAGLQRYRWGQWLGWAVQLGLILLGLLLPVMFLVGALFAAFWAYCAIRGGQIDRMKAAAASAS, encoded by the coding sequence GTGAGCGGGGCGGCGACGGAGGGCGTGGAGCCGGACGGCGTGGAGCCGGACGGCGTCGAGCCGGAGGGCGCGGAGCCGGACGCGACCGCCGGGCAGCCCGCGCCGACGCGCCGCCCGCGCCGCCAGCGCAGCGTCACCGAGACGCTGTGCTCGATCGCGCTCGGCCTCGAGGCCGCCGTGCTGTTCTTCGTCGCGCTCGTGATGTTCGGGCTCAAGCTCCTCGACCCCGCGCTCGCCCTCGGCGGCGGGCTCGGCGCGATCGTGCTCGTGAGCGTCGTCGCCGGCCTCCAGCGCTACCGCTGGGGGCAGTGGCTCGGCTGGGCCGTGCAGCTCGGCCTCATCCTCCTCGGGCTCCTGCTGCCCGTCATGTTCCTCGTCGGCGCCCTCTTCGCGGCGTTCTGGGCCTACTGCGCGATCCGCGGCGGCCAGATCGACCGCATGAAGGCCGCCGCCGCATCCGCCTCCTGA
- a CDS encoding DsbA family protein gives MPEDKLSKNQRREAAREAARISREKARRRERALRIAVPAGVTLALLAIGVVVALVIVNSIPKVSFPGGPENMASDGILFQGDAGEVVPVATDAIPEDGEPTATEPQDGIANIVSYVDWACPACKSFEEAYAGPIADLVASGGATLEVHPVAILDNAYAGSRYSSRAANAAACVSQYAPESFLDVQEQMFQNQPSEGTTGLTNGGIKELVQAGGVDDPDVMECIDSEGFEDWVAAATERAEIQGTPTLVVNGTTWNAQADGDFMDFVAAQVG, from the coding sequence GTGCCCGAGGACAAGCTCTCCAAGAACCAGCGCCGCGAGGCCGCCCGCGAGGCGGCCAGGATCTCGCGCGAGAAGGCCCGGCGACGCGAGCGCGCCCTCCGCATCGCCGTGCCGGCCGGCGTGACGCTCGCGCTCCTCGCGATCGGCGTCGTCGTCGCCCTCGTGATCGTGAACTCGATCCCCAAGGTCAGCTTCCCCGGCGGCCCCGAGAACATGGCGAGCGACGGCATCCTGTTCCAGGGCGACGCGGGCGAGGTCGTGCCCGTCGCGACGGACGCGATCCCCGAGGACGGCGAGCCGACCGCGACCGAGCCGCAGGACGGCATCGCGAACATCGTCAGCTACGTCGACTGGGCGTGCCCCGCCTGCAAGAGCTTCGAGGAGGCCTACGCCGGCCCGATCGCGGATCTCGTGGCGAGCGGCGGGGCGACCCTCGAGGTCCACCCGGTCGCGATCCTCGACAACGCCTACGCCGGCAGCCGCTACTCGAGCCGCGCAGCGAACGCCGCCGCCTGCGTCTCGCAGTACGCGCCGGAGTCCTTCCTCGACGTGCAGGAGCAGATGTTCCAGAACCAGCCCTCGGAGGGCACGACGGGCCTCACGAACGGCGGCATCAAGGAGCTCGTGCAGGCGGGCGGCGTCGACGATCCGGATGTCATGGAGTGCATCGACAGCGAGGGCTTCGAGGACTGGGTGGCGGCCGCGACAGAGCGCGCCGAGATCCAGGGCACGCCGACGCTCGTCGTGAACGGCACCACCTGGAACGCGCAGGCGGACGGCGACTTCATGGACTTCGTCGCGGCGCAGGTCGGCTGA
- a CDS encoding bifunctional folylpolyglutamate synthase/dihydrofolate synthase, producing the protein MSDEQDGFREAAEAVYQELLARVGEAQPEPRLDATRRAVELLGDPHRSAPVIQIAGTNGKTSTSRMIASLLRAAGLRPGLLTSPHLQRVTERIVIDGEPISDEAFAAAGEDVRPYLLMVDAELTANGEPPLTFFEALTVLAFAAFADAPVDVMVLEVGLGGEWDCTNVADAQVAVFTPIALDHMDRLGATIELIARTKSGIIKPASSVVTANQRIEALDELRAAAAQDEASIAIERSDFAVESSAMAVGGQLLDLRGIAGRYEGVFLPLYGDHQAQNAAVAVAAVETFLGEGTRALDLDVVVQGLAEADSPGRLQLVGVEPSVFVDAAHNPHGAASLAAAMQEYFDFAEIALVLGVLRDKDAHGIVRELAPIAARIHATRSESERAIGEEELAEIAGAVAGPDAVVTFARAEDALDEARAWAAAEPRRAVVVTGSITLVGEAIALAEAGGWK; encoded by the coding sequence ATGAGCGACGAGCAGGACGGATTCCGCGAGGCCGCCGAGGCCGTCTACCAGGAGCTGCTGGCGCGCGTCGGCGAGGCGCAGCCCGAGCCCCGCCTCGACGCGACCCGGCGCGCCGTCGAGCTGCTCGGCGACCCGCACCGCTCGGCGCCGGTCATCCAGATCGCGGGCACGAACGGCAAGACCTCCACGAGCCGGATGATCGCCTCGCTGCTGCGCGCCGCCGGGCTCCGCCCCGGCCTCCTCACGAGCCCGCACCTGCAGCGCGTGACCGAGCGCATCGTCATCGACGGCGAGCCGATCAGCGACGAGGCCTTCGCGGCCGCGGGGGAGGACGTCCGGCCCTATCTGCTCATGGTCGACGCCGAGCTCACCGCGAACGGCGAGCCGCCGCTCACCTTCTTCGAGGCGCTCACCGTCCTCGCCTTCGCGGCCTTCGCCGACGCGCCCGTGGATGTCATGGTGCTCGAGGTGGGACTCGGCGGCGAGTGGGACTGCACGAACGTCGCCGATGCGCAGGTCGCCGTCTTCACGCCCATCGCACTCGACCACATGGACCGTCTCGGCGCGACCATCGAGCTCATCGCCCGCACGAAGTCCGGCATCATCAAGCCCGCCTCCTCGGTCGTCACGGCGAATCAGCGGATCGAGGCGCTCGACGAGCTCCGGGCGGCCGCCGCGCAGGACGAGGCGTCGATCGCGATCGAGCGCAGCGACTTCGCGGTCGAGTCCTCGGCGATGGCGGTCGGCGGACAGCTGCTCGACCTCCGCGGCATCGCGGGGCGCTACGAGGGCGTCTTCCTGCCGCTCTACGGCGACCACCAGGCGCAGAACGCGGCCGTCGCCGTCGCCGCGGTCGAGACCTTCCTCGGGGAGGGCACACGCGCCCTCGACCTCGACGTCGTCGTGCAGGGGCTCGCCGAGGCGGATTCGCCCGGCCGACTCCAGCTCGTCGGCGTCGAGCCGAGCGTCTTCGTGGATGCCGCCCACAATCCGCACGGCGCCGCCTCCCTCGCGGCGGCCATGCAGGAGTACTTCGACTTCGCGGAGATCGCGCTCGTGCTCGGCGTGCTGCGCGACAAGGACGCGCACGGCATCGTCCGGGAGCTCGCGCCGATCGCGGCACGCATCCACGCCACGCGCTCGGAGTCGGAGCGCGCGATCGGCGAGGAGGAGCTCGCCGAGATCGCGGGCGCCGTCGCGGGGCCCGATGCCGTCGTGACCTTCGCCCGCGCGGAGGACGCACTCGACGAGGCGCGAGCCTGGGCGGCCGCCGAGCCGCGGCGCGCGGTCGTCGTGACCGGCTCCATCACCCTCGTCGGCGAGGCGATCGCGCTCGCCGAGGCGGGGGGCTGGAAGTGA
- a CDS encoding Rne/Rng family ribonuclease: protein MVEEKKPGRRGILGGRRRKAAEQAAQQAAAQQDAAQQDAAQRDAAPAPETEATRGEAEQVAAPAAAELAERIAQPVPPVAPEPSSVPTAPAEQPAAEQPAAEHPAEGPSVAGEPAAAQPADVQPAADAPAAETDPEPPLVATSPRHLLFRAPDLPTWTPPAREARTPQERGGAAPQSAQAGSQPAGEEDGQSRRRTRRRGEREEGAAEQGGRQRQRQAPEPISEPQKIKGSTRLEAKKQRRRDGRDAGRRRPVITEAEFLARRESVDRQMVVREKSGRIQIAVLEDGVLVEHYVARSSESSLIGNVYLGRVQNVLPSMEAAFVDIGRGRNAVLYSGEVDWDAVQQDPEKKNQPRRIELALKPGDRVLVQVTKDPVGHKGARLTSQVSLPGRYLVYVPNGSMNGISRKLPDTERARLKKILKEVLPDDAGVIVRTAAEGATEEQLTLDVQRLTSQWAEIARAQEIGNAPALLHSEPDLLIKIVRDVFNEDFHKLVVAGDEVEGTIRRYLTSVAPDLLDRLESFSGERDAFDAFRVTEQIEKALDRKVWLPSGGSLIIDRTEAMTVVDVNTGKFVGSGGNLEETVTKNNLEAAEEVVRQLRLRDIGGIIVVDFIDMVLESNRDLVLRRLVECLSRDRTKHQVAEVTSLGLIQMTRKKLGLGLLESFSETCEVCAGRGLIVHHDPVSKHRPQQQGGGNGGEGGGRRRGGRGNGNGGGNGGSNGQPSQPTTQGAGSNGTHAITEDVRNALAQIAKSTVPHVPEGEGAEPAAGAEGGSAAEATATASTSEAETGSGAGAQAPAAAEPPATVERAAEAAAEAAVDILDLSSAKKAKGRQRRISTHDAELILDSVLEALPEPKEAGAGRQRRSRRASTSGAVITPGAEPGAGER, encoded by the coding sequence ATGGTGGAAGAGAAGAAGCCCGGCCGACGAGGCATCCTCGGCGGCCGTCGACGCAAGGCGGCCGAGCAGGCGGCGCAGCAGGCCGCGGCGCAGCAGGATGCGGCCCAGCAGGATGCGGCCCAGCGGGATGCGGCCCCGGCCCCCGAGACCGAGGCGACTCGTGGCGAGGCCGAGCAGGTCGCGGCCCCCGCGGCCGCCGAGCTCGCCGAGCGGATCGCGCAGCCGGTGCCCCCGGTCGCGCCCGAGCCGTCGTCGGTGCCGACGGCGCCGGCCGAGCAGCCGGCCGCCGAGCAGCCCGCTGCCGAGCACCCCGCCGAGGGGCCATCCGTCGCCGGAGAGCCCGCCGCGGCGCAGCCCGCCGATGTGCAGCCCGCGGCCGACGCACCTGCCGCCGAGACCGACCCCGAGCCGCCGCTCGTCGCGACCTCGCCGCGCCACCTCCTGTTCCGCGCCCCCGACCTCCCGACCTGGACGCCGCCGGCCCGCGAGGCCCGCACCCCGCAGGAGCGGGGCGGTGCCGCCCCGCAGTCGGCGCAGGCCGGCTCGCAGCCCGCGGGCGAGGAGGACGGGCAGAGCCGCCGCCGCACCCGCCGTCGCGGCGAGCGCGAGGAGGGCGCCGCCGAGCAGGGCGGCCGCCAGCGCCAGCGCCAGGCGCCCGAGCCCATCTCGGAGCCGCAGAAGATCAAGGGCTCGACCCGCCTCGAGGCGAAGAAGCAGCGCCGTCGCGACGGCCGCGACGCCGGCCGCCGCCGCCCCGTGATCACGGAGGCCGAGTTCCTCGCCCGCCGCGAGAGCGTCGACCGTCAGATGGTGGTCCGCGAGAAGTCGGGCCGCATCCAGATCGCCGTCCTCGAGGACGGCGTGCTCGTCGAGCACTACGTCGCCCGATCCTCCGAGTCGAGCCTCATCGGCAACGTGTACCTCGGCCGCGTCCAGAACGTGCTCCCGAGCATGGAGGCCGCCTTCGTCGACATCGGCCGCGGCCGCAACGCCGTCCTCTACTCGGGCGAGGTCGACTGGGATGCCGTCCAGCAGGACCCGGAGAAGAAGAACCAGCCGCGTCGCATCGAGCTCGCGCTCAAGCCCGGCGACCGCGTCCTCGTGCAGGTGACGAAGGATCCCGTCGGCCACAAGGGCGCGCGCCTCACGAGCCAGGTGAGCCTCCCCGGCCGCTACCTCGTCTACGTGCCGAACGGCTCCATGAACGGCATCAGCCGCAAGCTCCCGGACACGGAGCGCGCGCGCCTCAAGAAGATCCTCAAGGAGGTCCTCCCGGACGACGCGGGCGTCATCGTGCGCACCGCCGCCGAGGGGGCGACGGAGGAGCAGCTCACGCTCGATGTGCAGCGCCTCACGAGCCAGTGGGCGGAGATCGCCCGCGCGCAGGAGATCGGCAACGCGCCGGCCCTGCTGCACTCGGAGCCCGACCTCCTCATCAAGATCGTGCGCGACGTCTTCAACGAGGACTTCCACAAGCTCGTGGTGGCGGGCGACGAGGTCGAGGGCACGATCCGCCGCTACCTCACCTCGGTGGCCCCGGACCTCCTCGACCGCCTCGAGTCCTTCTCGGGCGAGCGGGATGCCTTCGACGCCTTCCGCGTGACGGAGCAGATCGAGAAGGCGCTCGACCGCAAGGTCTGGCTGCCCTCCGGCGGCTCGCTCATCATCGACCGCACCGAGGCGATGACGGTCGTCGACGTCAACACGGGGAAGTTCGTCGGCTCCGGCGGCAACCTCGAGGAGACGGTCACGAAGAACAACCTCGAGGCCGCGGAGGAGGTCGTGCGCCAGCTGCGCCTGCGCGACATCGGCGGCATCATCGTCGTCGACTTCATCGACATGGTCCTCGAGTCGAACCGCGACCTCGTGCTGCGCCGCCTCGTCGAGTGCCTGAGCCGCGACCGGACGAAGCACCAGGTCGCGGAGGTCACGAGCCTCGGCCTCATCCAGATGACGCGCAAGAAGCTCGGGCTCGGGCTCCTCGAGTCCTTCAGCGAGACCTGCGAGGTCTGCGCGGGCCGCGGCCTGATCGTCCACCACGACCCGGTCTCGAAGCACCGCCCGCAGCAGCAGGGCGGCGGGAACGGCGGCGAGGGCGGCGGACGGCGTCGCGGCGGCCGCGGCAACGGCAACGGCGGCGGGAACGGCGGCTCGAACGGCCAGCCCTCGCAGCCGACGACGCAGGGCGCAGGATCCAACGGCACGCACGCGATCACGGAGGATGTGCGCAACGCGCTCGCCCAGATCGCGAAGAGCACGGTGCCGCACGTCCCCGAGGGGGAGGGCGCCGAGCCCGCGGCCGGTGCCGAGGGCGGGTCCGCCGCCGAGGCGACCGCGACAGCCTCGACGTCGGAGGCGGAGACCGGCTCCGGCGCGGGGGCGCAGGCTCCGGCCGCGGCCGAGCCGCCGGCGACCGTCGAGCGCGCCGCCGAGGCGGCCGCGGAGGCCGCGGTCGACATCCTCGACCTCTCCTCGGCGAAGAAGGCGAAGGGCCGCCAGCGCCGGATCAGCACGCACGACGCCGAGCTCATCCTGGACTCCGTGCTCGAGGCGCTGCCCGAGCCGAAGGAGGCGGGGGCCGGACGTCAGCGCCGCTCGCGCCGCGCCTCGACCTCGGGTGCCGTCATCACGCCCGGCGCCGAGCCGGGGGCCGGCGAGCGGTAG
- the ndk gene encoding nucleoside-diphosphate kinase has translation MNIEETLVLVKPDGVARSLTGEILRRIEAKGYQLVDIRLVQADRALLAEHYAEHEGKPFYEPLVEFMESGPVVAIRVTGNRVIEGFRSLAGTTDPTTAAPGTIRGDLGRDWGLKVQQNLVHGSDSPESAARELALWFA, from the coding sequence ATGAACATCGAAGAGACCCTCGTCCTCGTCAAGCCCGACGGCGTCGCCCGCAGCCTGACCGGCGAGATCCTGCGCCGCATCGAGGCGAAGGGCTACCAGCTCGTCGACATCCGGCTGGTGCAGGCCGACCGCGCCCTGCTCGCCGAGCACTACGCCGAGCACGAGGGCAAGCCCTTCTACGAGCCGCTCGTCGAGTTCATGGAGTCCGGCCCCGTGGTCGCGATCCGCGTGACCGGCAACCGCGTCATCGAGGGCTTCCGCTCGCTCGCGGGCACCACCGACCCGACGACGGCCGCGCCGGGCACGATCCGCGGCGACCTCGGCCGCGACTGGGGCCTCAAGGTGCAGCAGAACCTCGTGCACGGCTCCGACTCGCCCGAGTCGGCCGCGCGCGAGCTCGCCCTCTGGTTCGCCTGA
- a CDS encoding DUF4287 domain-containing protein: MSFQAYLDAVETKTGLTPRQLLELARERGLAEPGVKAGAILEWLKDDYGLGRGHGMAMVHVIQKGPRIDSKHVGTDGAHRDESDELWLDGKATRPGA, translated from the coding sequence ATGTCCTTCCAGGCCTACCTCGACGCCGTCGAGACCAAGACCGGGCTCACGCCGCGACAGCTCCTCGAGCTCGCCCGCGAGCGCGGCCTCGCCGAGCCCGGCGTCAAGGCGGGCGCGATCCTCGAATGGCTCAAGGACGACTACGGGCTGGGGCGCGGCCACGGCATGGCCATGGTCCACGTCATCCAGAAGGGGCCGCGGATCGACTCGAAGCACGTCGGCACGGACGGCGCCCACCGCGACGAGTCCGACGAGCTGTGGCTCGACGGGAAGGCGACGCGGCCCGGCGCCTGA
- a CDS encoding DUF4031 domain-containing protein, translated as MLIDEPVWPAHGTLWAHLVTDERLEELHDFAGRAGIPRRAFDHDHYDVPQERWDELVALGAQPVTGRELLRRLQAAGLRVTQREKGARAAGAGE; from the coding sequence ATCCTCATCGACGAGCCCGTCTGGCCCGCCCACGGCACGCTGTGGGCGCACCTCGTGACGGACGAGCGCCTCGAGGAGCTGCACGACTTCGCGGGCCGCGCCGGCATCCCCCGCCGCGCCTTCGATCACGACCACTACGACGTGCCGCAGGAGCGCTGGGACGAGCTCGTCGCGCTCGGCGCGCAGCCCGTCACGGGGCGCGAGCTGCTGCGACGGCTGCAGGCCGCGGGCCTCCGTGTCACGCAGCGCGAGAAGGGGGCGCGCGCCGCGGGCGCCGGGGAGTAG
- a CDS encoding vitamin K epoxide reductase family protein, with protein MADGTRNRTPWLLASALVVLGLIGWIASVALALEKFVVLADPDAALSCDISVLVQCGKNLGSWQGAVFGFPNPVLGVAGFVAPIVVGAGLLAGARFARWFWIAFQLGLTGALVFVIWLISQSIYVLGTLCPWCMVVWSATIPMFISTLVWNLSSGHLGGGRRLGRALSPYVVPLTIAAYLVIALLAQLRLDVIGSLS; from the coding sequence ATGGCCGACGGCACCCGGAACCGCACCCCCTGGCTGCTCGCCTCGGCCCTCGTCGTCCTCGGCCTGATCGGCTGGATCGCCTCCGTCGCGCTCGCGCTCGAGAAGTTCGTCGTCCTCGCGGATCCCGACGCGGCGCTGAGCTGCGACATCAGCGTGCTCGTGCAGTGCGGCAAGAACCTCGGCTCGTGGCAGGGGGCCGTCTTCGGCTTCCCCAACCCGGTGCTCGGCGTGGCCGGCTTCGTCGCGCCGATCGTCGTCGGCGCGGGACTCCTCGCCGGCGCGCGCTTCGCCCGCTGGTTCTGGATCGCGTTCCAGCTCGGCCTCACCGGCGCCCTCGTCTTCGTGATCTGGCTCATCAGCCAGAGCATCTACGTGCTCGGCACGCTCTGCCCGTGGTGCATGGTCGTCTGGTCGGCCACGATCCCGATGTTCATCTCGACCCTGGTCTGGAACCTCTCGAGCGGGCACCTCGGCGGCGGGCGCCGACTGGGCCGCGCGCTCTCGCCCTACGTCGTGCCGCTCACCATCGCCGCCTACCTCGTGATCGCGCTGCTCGCGCAGCTCCGGCTCGACGTGATCGGCTCGCTGAGCTGA